A DNA window from Micromonospora sp. NBC_01739 contains the following coding sequences:
- a CDS encoding SAM-dependent methyltransferase, whose amino-acid sequence MTDASPLSAAIQSDIPHSARLWNYLLGGKDNFAADREAAQQVLAYMPELVQSARFNREFLGRAVRHLVGEAGVRQFLDIGTGLPTANNTHEVAQSVAPETRVVYVDNDPMVLVHARALLTSDPRGATDYIDADVRKPDHILAEARRTLDFTRPVAVMLLGILNFVVDDAEANRIARRLIEALPVGGYLVISHPTREVNPEAVDRAMESWRAGGGAEMAVRTPAEIAGFVEGLEILEPGLVTCSQWRPDGNDTTPVSEYALVARKTG is encoded by the coding sequence GTGACCGACGCATCCCCGCTCAGCGCAGCCATCCAGAGCGACATACCCCACTCCGCTCGACTGTGGAACTACCTGCTCGGCGGCAAGGACAACTTCGCCGCCGACCGGGAGGCCGCCCAACAGGTACTGGCCTACATGCCGGAGCTGGTGCAGTCGGCCCGGTTCAACCGTGAGTTCCTCGGCCGGGCGGTGCGACACCTGGTCGGGGAGGCCGGGGTCCGACAGTTCCTCGACATCGGCACCGGGCTGCCCACCGCGAACAACACCCACGAGGTGGCCCAGTCGGTCGCTCCGGAAACGCGGGTCGTCTACGTCGACAACGACCCCATGGTCCTGGTGCACGCCCGTGCCCTGCTCACCAGCGATCCGCGGGGCGCCACGGACTACATCGACGCGGATGTGCGCAAGCCCGACCACATCCTCGCCGAGGCCCGGCGCACCCTGGACTTCACCCGGCCGGTGGCGGTCATGCTGCTGGGCATCCTGAACTTCGTGGTCGACGATGCCGAGGCCAACCGGATCGCCCGGCGGCTGATCGAGGCCCTGCCCGTCGGGGGGTATCTGGTCATCTCCCATCCCACTCGGGAGGTCAACCCCGAGGCGGTGGACCGGGCGATGGAGTCCTGGCGGGCCGGGGGTGGCGCCGAGATGGCCGTGCGTACCCCGGCGGAGATCGCCGGCTTCGTCGAGGGCCTGGAGATCCTCGAACCGGGCCTGGTCACCTGCTCCCAGTGGCGGCCGGACGGCAACGACACCACCCCGGTCTCCGAGTACGCGTTGGTCGCCCGCAAGACCGGCTGA
- a CDS encoding GerMN domain-containing protein gives MTGNRAGFAVAALLLALVAACGVPGEDRPRAVTPPPGPLPSTATAAPTTAETGAVTEVLYFSRDDKLVPVTRRIDEVPAVEVQLRDLLAGPTQAERDDGLTNALTGALSNAEVELLDRQARVTVTATVAETGSTHEMLAYGQIVCTLTARADVNTVVFLREGAPLSVPRGDHSLSPDPLTAADYAALITPR, from the coding sequence ATGACCGGCAACCGGGCCGGATTCGCCGTGGCGGCCCTGCTGCTGGCCCTGGTCGCCGCGTGCGGGGTGCCCGGTGAGGATCGGCCTCGTGCGGTGACCCCGCCCCCCGGCCCGCTGCCGTCCACCGCCACCGCCGCCCCGACCACGGCGGAGACCGGCGCGGTGACCGAGGTGCTCTACTTCTCCCGCGACGACAAGTTGGTGCCGGTGACCCGCCGCATCGACGAGGTGCCCGCGGTCGAGGTGCAGTTGCGGGACCTGCTGGCCGGGCCCACCCAGGCGGAGCGCGACGACGGCCTGACCAACGCGCTGACCGGGGCGTTGAGCAACGCCGAGGTGGAACTCCTCGACCGGCAGGCCCGGGTCACGGTCACCGCCACGGTCGCCGAGACCGGGAGCACCCACGAGATGCTGGCCTACGGGCAGATCGTCTGCACGCTGACCGCCCGCGCCGATGTCAACACGGTGGTCTTCCTGCGTGAAGGTGCCCCGCTGAGCGTCCCCCGGGGAGACCACTCACTGTCACCTGATCCCCTGACCGCCGCCGACTACGCGGCCCTGATCACCCCGCGGTGA
- the htpG gene encoding molecular chaperone HtpG codes for MNDQAETLEFQAEARQLLQLMVHSIYSNKDVFLRELISNASDALDKLRLAALRDKDLAVDTDDLHITIEVDREARTLTVRDNGIGMTREEVVSVIGTIAKSGTAELLRQLREAQEAGASQELIGQFGVGFYAAFMVADKVELTTRRAGESGGTRWESTGEGTYTIAALDTAPQGTAVTLHLKPADAEDNLHDYTAEWTIREIVKRYSDFIAHPIRMTVERPGTDGAEATTETVTLNSMKALWARPKGEVEPAEYHEFYKHIGHDWADPLETIHMRGEGTFEYEALLFIPSHAPIDLFSPQGRRGVQLYVKRVFIMDDCDALMPNYLRFVKGVVDAHDLSLNISREILQQDRQIRAVRRRLVKKVLATVKDLKTEQPERYRTFWTEFGAAVKEGLIDDTDNRDTLLEILSVASTHDPAELTDLAGYVSRMKEGQSDIYYATGENRATIENSPHMEAFRAKGYEVLLLTDPVDEVWVERVGSYDGKTLRSIAKGEVDLDTEEERTEAEAERERQRTEYADLLTWMGGVLADSVREVRLSSRLTTSPACVVGDAHDLTPTLEKMYRAMGQELPKVKRILEINPGHPLVTGLRKAYEQDGANDSLAETAELLYGTALLAEGGDLTDPSRFARILADRLARTL; via the coding sequence GTGAACGATCAGGCCGAGACGTTGGAGTTCCAGGCCGAGGCCCGTCAGCTGCTTCAGCTGATGGTCCACTCGATCTATTCGAACAAGGACGTGTTCCTCCGCGAACTGATCTCGAACGCCTCCGACGCGCTGGACAAGCTGCGCCTGGCGGCGTTGCGTGACAAGGACCTCGCCGTCGACACCGATGACCTGCACATCACCATCGAGGTCGACCGGGAGGCCCGCACCCTCACCGTGCGGGACAACGGCATCGGGATGACCCGCGAGGAGGTCGTCTCCGTGATCGGGACGATCGCCAAGTCCGGCACCGCCGAGCTGCTGCGCCAACTGCGCGAGGCCCAGGAGGCGGGGGCCTCCCAGGAGCTGATCGGGCAGTTCGGGGTCGGCTTCTACGCGGCGTTCATGGTCGCTGACAAGGTGGAGTTGACCACCCGCCGGGCCGGCGAGAGCGGTGGCACCCGGTGGGAGTCCACCGGGGAGGGCACCTACACCATCGCCGCCCTGGACACCGCGCCCCAGGGCACCGCGGTGACCCTGCACCTCAAGCCGGCCGATGCCGAGGACAACCTGCACGACTACACCGCCGAGTGGACGATCCGCGAGATCGTCAAGCGGTACTCCGACTTCATCGCCCACCCGATCCGGATGACCGTCGAGCGGCCGGGCACCGACGGGGCCGAGGCCACCACCGAGACGGTAACCCTGAACTCGATGAAGGCGCTGTGGGCCCGCCCCAAGGGCGAGGTGGAGCCGGCGGAGTACCACGAGTTCTACAAGCACATCGGCCACGACTGGGCCGACCCGCTGGAAACCATCCACATGCGCGGTGAGGGCACCTTCGAGTACGAGGCGCTGCTGTTCATCCCGTCGCACGCGCCGATCGACCTGTTCTCCCCGCAGGGTCGCCGGGGTGTGCAGTTGTACGTCAAGCGCGTCTTCATCATGGACGACTGCGACGCCCTGATGCCCAACTACCTGCGCTTCGTCAAGGGCGTGGTGGACGCCCACGACCTGTCGCTGAACATCTCCCGGGAGATCCTTCAGCAGGACCGGCAGATCCGGGCCGTACGCCGTCGGCTGGTCAAGAAGGTGTTGGCCACCGTCAAGGACCTCAAGACCGAGCAGCCCGAGCGGTACCGCACCTTCTGGACCGAGTTCGGTGCCGCCGTCAAGGAAGGCCTGATCGACGACACCGACAACCGGGACACTCTGCTGGAGATCCTGTCGGTGGCCTCCACCCACGACCCGGCGGAGCTGACCGACCTGGCCGGCTACGTCAGCCGGATGAAGGAGGGTCAGAGCGACATCTACTACGCCACCGGTGAGAACCGGGCCACCATCGAGAACTCCCCGCACATGGAGGCCTTCCGGGCCAAGGGCTACGAGGTGCTGCTGCTCACCGACCCGGTCGACGAGGTCTGGGTGGAGCGGGTCGGCAGCTACGACGGCAAGACGCTGCGCTCGATCGCCAAGGGCGAGGTGGACCTGGACACCGAGGAGGAGCGTACCGAGGCCGAGGCGGAGCGGGAGCGCCAGCGCACCGAGTACGCCGACCTGCTCACCTGGATGGGCGGGGTGCTGGCCGACTCGGTCCGGGAGGTACGCCTGTCGTCGCGGTTGACCACCTCCCCGGCCTGTGTGGTCGGTGACGCCCACGACCTGACTCCGACCCTGGAGAAGATGTACCGGGCGATGGGTCAGGAACTGCCGAAGGTCAAGCGGATCCTGGAGATCAACCCGGGTCACCCGCTGGTGACCGGGCTGCGCAAGGCGTACGAGCAGGATGGTGCCAACGACTCCCTGGCGGAGACCGCCGAGCTGCTGTACGGCACGGCGTTGCTGGCCGAGGGCGGTGACCTGACGGACCCGTCGAGGTTCGCCCGGATCCTCGCAGACCGCCTGGCCCGCACCCTGTAG
- a CDS encoding RICIN domain-containing protein, whose protein sequence is MDGSDPAAVKTVDVKAQPAAQVPAAASGYYKLKTVFRGEDECLEGNRIDGNSTLAGAAFQDTCQDVDGQAWSFTKRPDGYYTLRTKFLGEDKCLEGNQRAGKVLGGAAFLDTCQEVTGQQWKFVKAGDNLFRLQTKFREKEGECLEGNRLAPESVLKGAAFMDKCQNVTGQLWYVTAIPA, encoded by the coding sequence GTGGACGGTTCGGACCCCGCTGCCGTGAAGACGGTCGACGTCAAGGCGCAGCCGGCGGCGCAGGTCCCAGCCGCCGCCTCGGGGTACTACAAGCTCAAGACGGTGTTCCGCGGCGAGGACGAGTGCCTGGAAGGCAACCGGATCGACGGCAACTCGACCCTCGCCGGTGCCGCGTTCCAGGACACCTGCCAGGACGTGGACGGGCAGGCGTGGAGTTTCACCAAGCGCCCGGACGGCTACTACACGCTGCGGACGAAGTTCCTCGGCGAGGACAAGTGTCTGGAAGGTAACCAGCGCGCCGGGAAGGTCCTCGGCGGGGCCGCCTTCCTCGACACCTGTCAAGAGGTCACCGGCCAGCAGTGGAAGTTCGTCAAGGCCGGCGACAACCTCTTCCGGCTTCAGACGAAGTTCCGGGAGAAGGAAGGTGAATGCCTGGAAGGCAACCGGCTCGCGCCGGAGTCCGTCCTGAAGGGCGCGGCGTTCATGGACAAGTGCCAGAACGTCACCGGCCAGCTCTGGTACGTCACCGCGATCCCCGCCTGA
- a CDS encoding M14 family metallopeptidase → MSEFRTSTRWRRRVPMAAALAAGAAVLLLVNPAAAVVSQNATTGVSEVPEDLGRLADEQANVVEVLLADKDELDALVATGVDLDHHVHQSEDGIVVHAVVTGNEVATLTAAGFTFGQVLHTPADSAARIAEREATIAAHLADNQEFMQGGAGMAARAAASDVKIIRADYYTNGTDEVLSVEAKWAGGQDANTALTVSRDSGPGTEMGSGGTQNINRFMDAGVYMYHRGASIVTSRPEYVQITSPTGDVAVAKVKEWLPISGDAPEGPGYQKDFVNSYLTPTELYDRIHTLAAQYPSISEIVELPHKTNGYRRKAQAVLGSGNANRVGVDSLAWGHEGGNDISVELVNPGAADSALTVTVTGNDVRVSLATDASGAVTSTAAQVAAALNAEAGTLLKAYTYRGNEGAGVVAPAAPTKLSDGLSAPESVSREPHSVYAIRIGKHRDGSKLGVLAYAQEHAREWVPPLVTIETAERLLRNYEQDANTRELIDNLDIWIAPSVNPDGGHFSFYDFNSQRKNMTNHCTPETNGDFLGRNSWGVDNNRNYTEYSLFDGYSGASHSCTSGSYAGPSELSEPENRNVDWLASRPNIKFSMNLHSSGNYFMWSPGSYATPGRISAPRPTLAEESLFWGASSRILTAIKRHRNLAVTPARTGPIADVLYSAAGNSGDMLWYKYGIYAWNFEVGTSFQPPWESAKEETMEFSNGLVEMLRVARDYDTDTAAPTSTITVEPSATAGMVDVTFDTSEPAAVFYTVDGSRPTLESTLYGSAGVREGGETLTLPNGTTVNWFSVDSKGNVENGYVPDGTGTNHNTTKAWDPEALRVTVTTQVRCVAGKAYVAVQAHNQNDAAVSISLESSYGTKAAVNVAPGASTFQQFNTRSGTVSEGSASAHATGALGGETVTTTVTKEYAAVNCADPRPAQ, encoded by the coding sequence ATGTCCGAATTCCGTACCAGTACCCGGTGGCGACGCCGGGTACCCATGGCGGCCGCGCTGGCGGCCGGCGCCGCGGTGCTGCTGCTGGTCAACCCGGCGGCCGCCGTCGTGTCCCAGAACGCCACCACCGGAGTCAGCGAGGTGCCTGAGGACCTCGGCCGGTTGGCCGACGAACAGGCCAACGTGGTCGAGGTGCTGCTGGCCGACAAGGACGAGTTGGATGCGCTGGTGGCCACCGGCGTCGACCTCGACCACCACGTCCACCAGAGCGAGGACGGCATCGTCGTCCACGCAGTGGTGACCGGTAACGAGGTCGCCACTCTGACCGCCGCCGGATTCACCTTCGGCCAGGTGCTGCACACCCCGGCCGACTCCGCAGCGCGGATCGCCGAGCGCGAGGCGACCATCGCCGCCCACCTGGCCGACAACCAGGAGTTCATGCAGGGTGGCGCGGGGATGGCGGCCCGGGCCGCCGCCTCCGACGTCAAGATCATCCGGGCGGATTACTACACCAACGGCACCGACGAGGTGCTGTCGGTGGAGGCGAAGTGGGCGGGCGGCCAGGACGCCAACACCGCCCTCACCGTCTCCCGGGACAGCGGGCCGGGCACCGAGATGGGCTCCGGCGGTACGCAGAACATCAACCGCTTCATGGACGCCGGGGTCTACATGTACCACCGGGGTGCGTCGATCGTGACCAGCCGGCCGGAGTACGTGCAGATCACCAGCCCGACCGGTGACGTGGCGGTGGCCAAGGTCAAGGAGTGGCTGCCGATCTCCGGTGACGCCCCCGAGGGCCCGGGCTACCAGAAGGACTTCGTCAACAGCTACCTGACCCCCACGGAGCTGTACGACCGGATCCACACTCTGGCCGCCCAGTACCCGAGCATCTCCGAGATCGTCGAGCTGCCGCACAAGACCAACGGCTACCGGCGCAAGGCACAGGCCGTGCTCGGCAGCGGCAACGCCAACCGGGTCGGCGTCGACTCGCTGGCCTGGGGCCACGAGGGCGGCAACGACATCTCGGTCGAACTGGTCAACCCCGGTGCCGCCGACTCGGCGCTGACGGTGACCGTCACCGGCAACGACGTGCGGGTCAGCCTGGCCACCGACGCCTCCGGCGCGGTCACCAGCACCGCCGCGCAGGTCGCCGCCGCGCTCAACGCGGAGGCGGGCACCCTGCTCAAGGCGTACACCTATCGGGGTAACGAGGGCGCCGGGGTGGTCGCGCCGGCCGCGCCGACCAAGCTGTCGGACGGCCTCTCCGCCCCGGAGTCGGTCTCCCGTGAGCCGCACTCCGTCTACGCCATCCGGATCGGCAAGCACCGCGACGGCTCCAAGCTCGGCGTCCTGGCCTACGCCCAGGAGCACGCCCGGGAGTGGGTGCCGCCGCTGGTGACCATCGAGACCGCCGAGCGGCTGCTGCGCAACTACGAGCAGGACGCCAACACCCGCGAGCTGATCGACAACCTGGACATCTGGATCGCTCCGTCGGTCAACCCGGACGGCGGGCACTTCTCGTTCTACGACTTCAACTCGCAGCGCAAGAACATGACCAACCACTGCACGCCGGAGACGAACGGGGACTTCCTCGGCCGTAACTCCTGGGGCGTGGACAACAACCGCAACTACACCGAGTACAGCCTCTTCGACGGCTACTCGGGCGCCTCGCACTCCTGCACCAGCGGCTCGTACGCCGGGCCCAGTGAGCTGTCCGAGCCGGAGAACAGGAACGTCGACTGGCTGGCCTCCCGGCCGAACATCAAGTTCTCGATGAACCTGCACTCCTCCGGCAACTACTTCATGTGGTCGCCCGGCTCGTACGCGACCCCGGGCCGGATCTCGGCGCCGCGGCCGACCCTGGCCGAGGAGTCGCTGTTCTGGGGTGCCTCGTCGCGGATCCTGACCGCCATCAAGCGGCACCGCAACCTGGCCGTCACCCCGGCCCGGACCGGTCCGATCGCCGACGTGCTCTACTCGGCGGCCGGCAACTCCGGTGACATGCTCTGGTACAAGTACGGCATCTACGCCTGGAACTTCGAGGTCGGCACGTCCTTCCAGCCGCCGTGGGAATCGGCCAAGGAAGAGACCATGGAGTTCTCCAACGGTCTGGTCGAGATGCTGCGGGTGGCCCGCGACTACGACACCGACACGGCGGCCCCGACCAGCACGATCACCGTCGAGCCGAGCGCCACGGCGGGCATGGTCGACGTCACCTTCGACACCAGCGAGCCGGCGGCGGTCTTCTACACCGTCGACGGCAGCCGGCCCACCCTGGAGTCGACCCTCTACGGCTCGGCCGGCGTGCGTGAGGGCGGGGAGACCCTGACCCTGCCGAACGGCACCACGGTGAACTGGTTCTCGGTGGACTCGAAGGGCAATGTCGAGAACGGCTACGTGCCCGACGGCACCGGCACCAACCACAACACGACGAAGGCCTGGGACCCGGAGGCACTGCGGGTCACGGTGACCACCCAGGTGCGGTGTGTGGCCGGCAAGGCGTACGTCGCGGTGCAGGCGCACAACCAGAACGACGCGGCCGTCAGCATCTCCCTGGAGAGCAGCTACGGCACCAAGGCCGCCGTCAACGTCGCGCCGGGCGCGAGCACCTTCCAGCAGTTCAACACCCGGTCCGGCACGGTCTCGGAGGGCTCCGCCTCGGCGCACGCCACCGGTGCCCTCGGCGGCGAGACGGTGACCACCACGGTCACCAAGGAGTACGCGGCCGTCAACTGCGCCGACCCGCGGCCCGCCCAGTAA
- the pdxY gene encoding pyridoxal kinase PdxY, which translates to MKILSIQSSVAYGYVGNSAAVFPLQRLGHEVWPVLTVHFSNHTGYGAWRGPLLAPADVAEVIAGIADRGVLGDADAVLSGYLGDPAMGSVILDAVTLVKTANPDAVYCCDPVMGDVGRGMFVRPGIPEYLRDVVVPRADIVTPNQFELEFLAGRRTDSVEELLAAVDVVRATGPRHVLVTSVLHSAVPEGLLEVVAVSDEGAWAVTTPLLPIYPNGGGDVTAALYLAHLRTSGSPAVALERTTASIFAVLEATMAAGTRELQLIAAQEAIAEPANRFPARRLR; encoded by the coding sequence GTGAAAATCCTGTCCATCCAGTCCTCGGTCGCCTACGGCTACGTCGGCAACTCGGCCGCCGTGTTCCCGCTGCAACGGCTCGGGCACGAGGTCTGGCCGGTGCTGACGGTGCACTTCTCCAACCACACCGGGTACGGCGCGTGGCGCGGCCCGCTACTGGCCCCGGCCGACGTCGCCGAGGTGATCGCCGGCATCGCCGACCGTGGTGTCCTGGGCGACGCCGACGCGGTCCTCTCCGGCTACCTGGGCGACCCGGCGATGGGGTCGGTGATCCTCGACGCGGTGACGCTGGTCAAGACCGCCAACCCGGACGCCGTCTACTGCTGCGACCCGGTGATGGGGGACGTGGGCCGGGGCATGTTCGTCCGGCCGGGCATCCCGGAGTACCTGCGTGACGTGGTGGTACCCCGAGCCGACATCGTCACCCCTAACCAGTTCGAGTTGGAGTTCCTCGCCGGTCGTCGGACCGACTCGGTGGAGGAACTGCTGGCAGCGGTCGACGTGGTCCGGGCGACCGGACCACGGCACGTCCTGGTGACCAGCGTGCTGCACAGTGCCGTACCGGAGGGGTTGCTGGAGGTGGTGGCGGTCTCCGACGAGGGCGCCTGGGCGGTCACCACCCCCCTGCTGCCGATCTACCCCAACGGCGGCGGTGACGTCACCGCCGCGCTGTACCTGGCGCATCTTCGGACCAGCGGCTCACCGGCCGTCGCGCTGGAGCGGACCACCGCCTCGATCTTCGCCGTGCTGGAGGCGACCATGGCCGCCGGCACCCGGGAACTCCAGTTGATCGCCGCCCAGGAGGCGATCGCCGAGCCCGCGAACCGGTTCCCGGCCCGCCGCCTGCGGTAG
- a CDS encoding MFS transporter, with translation MVRRNAALLVAISVLSGFGGSAMALVAGIWILDLTGSSGLAALAGICVYAPTLAGPWLGALVDRMPRRGLLIATNLTLAAVLPTLLAVHGPAQLWLLFTVCGAYGVGYVVIDAGESAILPAALSPAALGHVNGWRSSAQEGVKLVAPLAGAGLYAWRGGHLVALLAAVLPLLVAVGYAALRLTRTPPVTGSRGGAARAGLAVLFGSASIRRPVTLAATAIGMQALTTAAGYEIATVELGLPSTFLGVLLSAQGAGSIVGGLVVGRLITRFDPTTVAVVGATLFATSCLGRCVPWWPAVLAASVVAGVGLPWALVAAVTAVQTHSPGELLGRAAATANTIMFGPIALATPLGAAAVLLGARMPLVLAAVVCLAAAALASGRLSRPGRTRPGRDGTRSPWPTPTGA, from the coding sequence GTGGTGCGGCGCAACGCGGCCCTGCTCGTGGCCATCTCCGTATTGTCCGGCTTCGGCGGCAGCGCGATGGCCCTGGTCGCCGGCATCTGGATTCTCGACCTCACCGGGTCCAGCGGGCTCGCCGCGCTCGCCGGGATCTGCGTGTACGCCCCCACCCTCGCCGGACCGTGGCTGGGCGCCCTGGTAGACCGGATGCCCCGCCGAGGGCTGCTGATCGCGACGAACCTGACCCTGGCCGCCGTGCTGCCCACCCTGTTGGCGGTGCACGGACCCGCTCAGCTGTGGCTGTTGTTCACCGTCTGCGGGGCGTACGGCGTCGGCTATGTCGTCATCGACGCCGGAGAGAGCGCCATCCTGCCCGCCGCCCTCTCCCCCGCCGCGCTCGGGCACGTCAACGGTTGGCGGTCCAGCGCCCAGGAGGGGGTCAAGCTCGTCGCCCCGCTGGCCGGGGCCGGTCTGTACGCCTGGCGGGGTGGACACCTCGTCGCCCTGCTGGCCGCCGTCCTGCCGCTGCTGGTGGCCGTCGGGTACGCGGCGTTGCGCCTGACCCGGACCCCGCCGGTCACCGGAAGCCGAGGTGGCGCCGCCCGCGCCGGTCTGGCCGTCCTGTTCGGCTCGGCGTCGATCCGCCGGCCGGTGACCCTGGCCGCTACCGCGATCGGGATGCAGGCCCTCACCACGGCCGCCGGATACGAGATCGCCACCGTCGAGCTGGGCCTGCCGTCGACCTTTCTCGGGGTGCTGCTCAGCGCCCAGGGTGCCGGCTCGATCGTCGGCGGGCTGGTGGTCGGCCGGCTGATCACCCGGTTCGACCCGACCACCGTGGCCGTGGTCGGTGCGACCCTGTTCGCGACGAGTTGCCTGGGTCGCTGCGTACCGTGGTGGCCGGCGGTGCTGGCCGCCTCGGTGGTGGCCGGTGTCGGCCTGCCCTGGGCGCTCGTCGCAGCCGTCACCGCGGTCCAGACCCACAGCCCGGGCGAACTACTGGGTCGCGCCGCCGCGACCGCCAACACGATCATGTTCGGGCCGATCGCGCTGGCCACTCCGCTCGGTGCCGCCGCCGTACTGCTGGGTGCCCGGATGCCGCTGGTCCTGGCCGCCGTCGTCTGCCTGGCCGCTGCCGCTCTGGCCTCCGGCCGCCTGTCCCGGCCGGGCCGGACCCGACCCGGTCGGGACGGCACGCGGTCACCGTGGCCGACACCGACCGGAGCCTGA